A genomic region of Nostoc sp. UHCC 0702 contains the following coding sequences:
- a CDS encoding response regulator transcription factor yields MTHILLIEDEVKLARFIELELNYEGYEVSVAYDGLTALTAAQKLRLDLIILDWMLPGLSSSEVYCRLRSTGNRVPIILLTANDEVSDRVTGLDTDADDYIIKPFSIDELLVKVYAHLQRIPGADTPQILEFADLSLNRRTRQVYRGKRLINLTTNEFDLLEYLLAHPQQVITCDRILKEVWSNGFMCDVNVIEVYIRNLCLKLEANNEKRLIQTVVGVGYGLGE; encoded by the coding sequence ATGACGCACATCTTACTGATTGAAGATGAAGTCAAACTGGCGCGATTTATAGAATTAGAACTCAATTATGAAGGCTATGAAGTCAGCGTCGCCTACGATGGATTAACTGCGCTGACCGCAGCACAGAAGTTGCGCCTAGATTTAATCATTTTGGATTGGATGTTGCCTGGCTTATCAAGCTCAGAAGTTTACTGCCGCCTGCGAAGTACGGGCAATAGAGTGCCGATAATTTTATTAACCGCTAATGATGAAGTGAGCGATCGCGTTACAGGTTTGGACACTGATGCGGATGATTATATAATTAAACCCTTCAGTATTGATGAATTATTAGTCAAAGTCTACGCCCACCTGCAAAGAATCCCAGGAGCAGACACCCCACAGATTTTAGAATTTGCAGACCTGAGTTTAAATCGTCGTACACGTCAAGTGTATCGAGGCAAGCGTTTAATAAATTTAACAACCAACGAGTTTGATTTACTAGAATATTTACTTGCCCATCCACAACAAGTAATTACCTGCGATCGCATTTTAAAAGAAGTCTGGAGTAACGGCTTCATGTGCGATGTCAACGTTATCGAAGTTTACATTCGTAACTTGTGCCTAAAACTCGAAGCCAATAACGAAAAGCGCCTCATTCAAACCGTGGTTGGCGTCGGTTATGGGTTGGGTGAGTAG